In the genome of Halapricum salinum, one region contains:
- a CDS encoding DUF5611 family protein, with product MREYKMRRGEHLSDRIPDMEATVEDYFGPITGTEEYKSSDLYVIEDPDNAVFKRVTVGTVEYSGKKDKLALDIEERPAEEVIASGDVEAAEEAVSIKNDFLLEATGRDAKARRDSMKRSVEDEPDEVDDV from the coding sequence ATGCGAGAGTACAAGATGCGGAGGGGCGAGCATCTCTCCGACCGCATCCCGGACATGGAAGCCACAGTGGAGGACTACTTCGGCCCGATCACCGGGACTGAAGAGTACAAAAGCAGCGACCTCTACGTGATCGAGGACCCGGATAACGCCGTCTTCAAGCGCGTCACTGTCGGGACAGTCGAATATAGCGGCAAGAAGGACAAACTCGCGCTCGACATCGAAGAACGACCCGCCGAGGAAGTCATCGCCTCGGGCGACGTCGAGGCCGCCGAAGAGGCCGTCTCGATCAAGAACGACTTCCTGCTCGAAGCGACCGGACGTGACGCCAAAGCCCGTCGTGACTCGATGAAACGGTCCGTCGAAGACGAGCCGGACGAAGTCGACGACGTCTGA
- a CDS encoding outer membrane protein assembly factor BamB family protein produces the protein MDGPSEPSSRRRIDRRSVLAGVATGVVGATGCITLPGGRGHYDLSQNGFYPEQLPYDETYPHDVDISMFRHGLRRLGYYPEATVPGAVSKQWSLPVNYIGHTAAKSSPRPAPGEDTVVVAADTGEVHGVSTMGRHGWTTQTDATHLGIHSTPTIVDGTAYVGGYDGDLYALDVATGSREWVLHNSSMGWPTAIGSSPAYWDGYLYFMAEYLDPNRGALWIANAHTGKPVWSDDLDIGGMPHPSPAISPVDERLVAGSNDGVVYAWEFPSMDFQWRFETGGEVKGTPPVYEGSTFVGSWDNHVYSLALEDGREEWTFETGGIVMSNPGIDPDSGTVYVGSGDGYVYALDTDTGEEVWSRYVGGTVLGSLTVTSDCVLVGSYDTHLYALEKATGETRWRVQNRGHVTSEPVPHDGKIYYAERADISGYWNDDTETVLEQPGHAYCLVPEQR, from the coding sequence ATGGACGGCCCCTCCGAACCCAGTTCGCGTCGACGGATCGACCGCCGGTCGGTCCTCGCGGGCGTCGCGACCGGCGTCGTCGGCGCGACAGGCTGTATCACCCTCCCCGGTGGCCGCGGCCACTACGATCTCTCTCAGAACGGGTTCTATCCCGAGCAGTTGCCCTACGACGAGACCTATCCCCACGACGTCGACATCTCGATGTTCCGCCACGGGTTGCGGCGGTTGGGCTACTATCCCGAGGCAACGGTCCCCGGAGCCGTCAGCAAACAGTGGTCGCTGCCGGTCAACTACATCGGCCACACGGCCGCCAAATCCAGTCCCCGGCCCGCACCGGGCGAGGACACAGTGGTGGTCGCGGCCGACACCGGCGAGGTCCACGGCGTCTCGACGATGGGCCGACACGGCTGGACGACCCAGACCGACGCGACCCACCTGGGCATCCACAGCACACCCACCATCGTCGACGGAACGGCCTACGTCGGCGGCTACGACGGCGACCTCTACGCGCTCGACGTCGCGACCGGCAGCCGCGAGTGGGTGCTCCACAACTCGTCGATGGGCTGGCCGACCGCGATCGGCTCCAGTCCCGCCTACTGGGACGGCTACCTCTACTTCATGGCGGAGTATCTCGACCCGAACAGGGGTGCGCTGTGGATCGCCAACGCCCACACGGGCAAGCCAGTCTGGAGCGACGACCTCGATATCGGAGGCATGCCGCACCCTTCGCCAGCGATCTCACCCGTGGACGAACGCCTCGTCGCAGGCTCGAACGACGGCGTCGTCTACGCCTGGGAGTTCCCCTCGATGGACTTCCAGTGGCGCTTCGAGACCGGCGGCGAGGTCAAGGGTACCCCACCGGTCTACGAGGGGAGTACCTTCGTCGGTTCGTGGGACAACCACGTCTACAGCCTCGCGCTCGAAGACGGCCGCGAGGAGTGGACCTTCGAGACGGGCGGCATCGTCATGTCCAACCCGGGGATCGACCCCGACAGTGGGACGGTGTACGTCGGCAGCGGGGACGGCTACGTCTATGCACTGGACACCGACACCGGCGAGGAAGTCTGGTCACGCTACGTCGGCGGCACAGTCCTGGGATCGCTCACCGTCACGAGCGACTGCGTGCTGGTGGGTTCGTACGACACCCACCTCTACGCCCTGGAGAAAGCGACCGGCGAGACGCGCTGGCGCGTCCAGAATCGTGGGCACGTCACCAGCGAGCCCGTCCCCCACGACGGGAAGATCTACTACGCCGAACGCGCCGATATCTCCGGATACTGGAACGACGACACCGAGACGGTCCTCGAACAGCCCGGTCACGCCTACTGTCTGGTCCCCGAGCAGCGGTAG
- a CDS encoding DUF6432 family protein: MQAKPEYRDRDDAEVAVLDALADRGDEGMTIFELRSHVDQDIDSLESALAELKSDDLITVDDADERTVIIPDEDVIGPDQPDDDSLFDQLRRKFPF, encoded by the coding sequence ATGCAAGCCAAGCCGGAGTACCGCGACCGCGACGACGCGGAGGTGGCGGTGCTCGACGCCCTCGCCGACAGGGGTGACGAAGGAATGACGATCTTCGAGCTTCGCTCGCACGTCGATCAGGATATCGATAGCCTCGAATCGGCGCTCGCGGAACTCAAATCGGACGACCTCATCACCGTCGACGATGCCGACGAACGCACCGTCATCATCCCCGACGAGGACGTCATCGGCCCCGACCAGCCCGACGACGACTCCCTCTTCGACCAGCTCCGCCGAAAGTTCCCGTTTTAG
- a CDS encoding DUF7093 family protein yields MGIKCSLFGHAFGETEVEREREEQGSEVVSTIRELQTCTRCGERRVVSENKEVTTLETPDDVDADDESAEPADHASAAPTIAEAEATAEADAEAVETAEPPAAESATEKVDDPATDDELVEEEPPVTDDAEILDDEDEEDEPEREPGQWPQEADEGGEPTDEDFNQFGYDDTEETVDEEKTDAEFIDSEDEAEESTPQPQTNEWPSEEEIDAAGEPDSAGPGAVTVPEGSFVCEGCGFSTPVESSSLREGDFCPECHKETLVQVRE; encoded by the coding sequence ATGGGTATCAAGTGTTCGCTCTTCGGGCACGCGTTCGGCGAGACGGAAGTCGAGCGCGAGCGTGAAGAACAGGGGAGCGAGGTGGTCAGCACGATCCGTGAACTCCAGACGTGTACCCGCTGTGGCGAGCGACGCGTCGTCTCGGAGAACAAGGAAGTGACCACGCTCGAGACACCGGACGACGTCGACGCCGACGACGAATCCGCCGAGCCAGCCGACCACGCCAGCGCGGCGCCGACGATCGCCGAGGCCGAGGCCACCGCGGAGGCAGACGCCGAGGCAGTCGAAACAGCGGAGCCACCAGCTGCGGAGTCGGCAACCGAGAAAGTCGACGATCCGGCGACAGACGACGAACTGGTCGAGGAGGAGCCGCCGGTGACCGACGACGCCGAGATTCTGGACGACGAAGACGAGGAAGACGAGCCGGAGCGCGAACCCGGCCAGTGGCCCCAGGAGGCCGACGAGGGTGGCGAACCGACCGACGAGGATTTCAACCAGTTCGGGTACGACGACACCGAGGAGACGGTCGACGAGGAGAAGACCGACGCGGAGTTCATCGACAGCGAGGACGAAGCGGAAGAGTCGACGCCACAGCCCCAGACCAACGAGTGGCCCTCCGAGGAGGAGATCGACGCCGCGGGCGAGCCTGATTCTGCGGGTCCCGGCGCGGTCACGGTCCCCGAAGGGTCGTTCGTCTGTGAGGGGTGTGGGTTCTCGACGCCGGTCGAGTCATCGTCGCTGCGAGAGGGGGATTTCTGTCCCGAGTGTCACAAGGAGACGTTGGTGCAAGTTCGAGAGTAG
- a CDS encoding DUF7562 family protein, which produces MFGSRRGEDSSATCPACGEAVDRTDAREYDKYGNRWERAEKEFEYLCKPCHRDLCHQPRQGLEAALVECEAGDADRETFLTQFLETATADEAER; this is translated from the coding sequence ATGTTCGGCTCCCGTCGTGGCGAGGATTCGTCGGCGACCTGTCCGGCCTGTGGCGAGGCGGTCGACCGGACGGACGCCCGCGAGTACGACAAGTACGGAAACCGGTGGGAACGGGCCGAAAAGGAGTTCGAATACCTCTGTAAACCCTGCCATCGAGACCTCTGTCACCAGCCACGCCAGGGGCTGGAAGCGGCGCTGGTCGAGTGTGAGGCCGGCGATGCCGACCGCGAAACGTTCCTGACGCAGTTTCTGGAGACGGCGACGGCCGACGAGGCCGAGCGATGA
- a CDS encoding RNB domain-containing ribonuclease, with protein MTDDASAQAEAGTAEGQGPVEIDEELERHLENKREELFEKFDIRDAFPPEVLEEAEERTTDVQAEIQSEVDERTDLREKTAFTVDPIDAQDFDDAISIDVRDDEIVLWVHIADVTHYVNPETAMWKEAVERGNTVYLPAYTIHMLPPILAETVCSLVPNEDRLAHTVEMHLDPDNLGYENIEIYKSVIQSDERLTYTQAENRLDDPDAPLHDELSAVWELADSMHEQRKEDGSLVLNPKRDRAHTIIEECMLKANKAVTHELMWDRGVEAMYRVHPQPAPEEWDEALTEIQDLDGVSIPGSAWDDPRKAVNATLEQAPGRQLDKIQWAVMKVMPRAKYMNDPFGGHHALNFEIYGHFTSPIRRLSDLINHWIVYSNDVPEDLVALCDRASERQQKAEKCEREYKQFLEEVGLNPSAVNNRGIEVVDEE; from the coding sequence ATGACCGACGACGCGAGCGCGCAAGCCGAGGCCGGGACCGCCGAAGGCCAGGGACCCGTCGAGATCGACGAGGAGCTGGAGCGACATCTCGAAAACAAACGCGAAGAGCTGTTCGAGAAGTTCGACATCCGCGACGCCTTCCCGCCCGAAGTACTGGAGGAAGCAGAAGAGCGGACGACTGACGTCCAAGCGGAGATCCAGAGCGAGGTCGACGAACGCACCGACCTCCGGGAGAAGACTGCCTTTACCGTCGACCCGATCGACGCCCAGGACTTCGACGACGCCATCTCGATCGACGTTCGCGACGACGAGATCGTCCTCTGGGTCCACATCGCCGACGTCACCCACTACGTCAATCCCGAAACCGCGATGTGGAAGGAAGCCGTCGAGCGCGGGAACACCGTCTATCTGCCCGCCTACACGATCCACATGCTGCCGCCGATCCTCGCCGAGACGGTCTGCTCGCTCGTGCCCAACGAGGATCGACTCGCCCACACCGTCGAGATGCACCTCGACCCCGACAACCTGGGCTACGAGAACATCGAGATCTACAAATCCGTCATCCAGAGCGACGAACGCCTGACCTACACCCAGGCCGAGAACCGTCTGGACGATCCGGACGCCCCGCTGCACGACGAGCTCTCGGCAGTGTGGGAGCTGGCCGACTCGATGCACGAACAGCGCAAAGAGGACGGCTCGCTCGTGCTGAATCCCAAGCGCGACCGCGCCCACACGATCATCGAGGAGTGCATGCTCAAGGCCAACAAGGCCGTCACGCACGAACTCATGTGGGACCGCGGCGTCGAAGCGATGTATCGTGTCCATCCCCAGCCCGCGCCCGAGGAGTGGGACGAAGCCCTCACCGAGATCCAGGACCTCGACGGTGTCTCGATCCCCGGGAGCGCCTGGGACGACCCCCGGAAGGCCGTCAACGCCACCTTAGAGCAGGCCCCGGGTCGACAACTGGACAAGATCCAGTGGGCCGTGATGAAGGTCATGCCGCGGGCGAAGTACATGAACGACCCCTTCGGCGGCCACCACGCGCTGAACTTCGAGATCTACGGCCACTTCACCTCACCCATCCGTCGCCTGTCGGACCTCATCAACCACTGGATCGTCTACTCCAACGACGTTCCCGAGGACCTGGTCGCGCTGTGTGATCGGGCGTCCGAGCGCCAGCAGAAAGCCGAGAAGTGCGAACGTGAGTACAAGCAGTTCCTCGAAGAGGTCGGCCTCAATCCGTCGGCGGTCAACAACCGCGGGATCGAGGTCGTCGACGAAGAATAA
- a CDS encoding ATP-binding protein has protein sequence MTLVRRLLDSRPIVLVVGPGEVDRVQYLGTALGESVVQGVDSAAVVERANELGVACVVIDRAETEDWDGLIDRLIAVSDPPSVVLVVDEPDRAAVEATHVDADCGPVFLALAEQALESVVETAVERYLDCQADALKRAALESFFQGTDQTMFLKDRTGTYLQYAPGEERADLSDVVGQTDTDLRDHDGFGEHWLELDRQVLDSGEPECRTIVEPDSTDRRYESTLVPWTGATGPPLGVVGSRTEISDVRAQEERLERERERLEQLSRYLSHDLKNPLIVADGYLDLAKSEGDEAALERVEDALGRMSELIDDLSLMAQNRSEIDATVPQADLSAVVARTWEPLAREETAVELELAVPEGTLVDARAASLRPLLENLFKNALVHGRADEQTPLTVTVGLLDGGFYVADDGPGIPDSERQQVFTEGYSSEDGRTGDGLTIVQDIVDANDWGISITDSDGDGAQFEITNCLLVPEPDRTLPAAASLTLDQTVDVGTVTVLGSVSTDASRVTVTAEGRDIWQDHNDFTFHCAAVEGPVRIQAQIPTIDASEPFSKAGLMVRDELDAESGHAYIGRNADHVIELLHQPTATDMTTGHQLTVSDDTQRTVRLDREGDLVTRFLSGPDGEWQPIDQRRIDLEDTVYVGLAACSTVPGETSTATFEDIVVERLEVE, from the coding sequence GTGACACTTGTTCGGCGACTTCTCGATTCACGCCCGATCGTGCTCGTCGTCGGGCCAGGCGAGGTGGACCGGGTGCAGTACCTCGGCACGGCCCTCGGTGAGTCTGTCGTTCAGGGGGTGGACTCGGCGGCGGTCGTCGAGCGAGCCAACGAGCTGGGTGTCGCGTGTGTCGTGATCGACCGGGCCGAGACCGAAGACTGGGACGGACTGATCGACCGGCTGATCGCCGTGTCGGACCCGCCGTCGGTCGTCCTCGTCGTCGACGAACCCGACCGAGCGGCGGTCGAGGCGACACACGTCGACGCGGATTGCGGGCCTGTCTTCCTCGCGCTAGCCGAGCAAGCCCTGGAGTCAGTCGTCGAGACGGCTGTCGAGCGCTATCTCGACTGCCAGGCTGACGCGCTGAAACGCGCGGCTCTCGAATCGTTCTTCCAGGGGACCGATCAGACGATGTTTCTGAAAGATCGTACGGGGACGTATCTGCAGTACGCACCTGGCGAGGAACGAGCCGATCTGTCCGATGTCGTGGGGCAGACAGATACCGATCTCCGCGACCACGACGGGTTCGGTGAGCACTGGTTGGAACTGGATCGGCAGGTGCTGGATTCCGGTGAACCGGAGTGTCGAACTATCGTCGAGCCCGATAGCACTGATCGCCGGTACGAGTCGACGCTCGTCCCCTGGACCGGCGCGACTGGGCCGCCGCTCGGTGTCGTCGGTTCGCGAACGGAGATCAGCGACGTGCGTGCCCAGGAGGAGCGACTCGAGCGCGAGCGCGAACGGCTCGAACAACTGTCGCGGTATCTGTCTCACGACCTGAAGAATCCGCTGATCGTCGCGGATGGCTATCTCGATCTCGCGAAATCCGAGGGCGACGAGGCGGCTCTCGAGCGCGTCGAGGACGCCCTCGGTCGCATGAGTGAGTTGATCGACGACCTCTCGCTCATGGCGCAGAACCGGAGCGAGATCGACGCGACCGTCCCGCAGGCAGACCTCTCGGCGGTCGTGGCCAGGACGTGGGAGCCGCTGGCCCGTGAGGAGACCGCTGTCGAGCTCGAACTCGCGGTTCCCGAGGGAACGCTCGTCGACGCACGTGCTGCGTCGCTCCGACCACTTCTGGAAAATCTGTTCAAGAACGCGCTCGTCCACGGACGAGCCGACGAGCAGACACCGCTCACGGTGACGGTCGGCCTTCTCGACGGCGGCTTCTACGTCGCTGACGACGGCCCGGGAATCCCGGACTCGGAGCGCCAACAGGTGTTCACAGAGGGATACAGTTCCGAAGACGGACGAACGGGGGACGGACTGACGATCGTGCAGGATATCGTCGACGCCAACGACTGGGGGATATCGATCACTGACAGCGACGGCGACGGCGCGCAGTTCGAGATCACGAACTGTCTGCTCGTGCCCGAGCCTGACCGCACACTTCCGGCAGCCGCGTCGCTCACGCTCGACCAGACCGTCGACGTCGGCACGGTGACCGTCCTGGGGTCTGTCAGTACTGACGCCAGTCGCGTCACCGTCACTGCCGAGGGGCGCGACATCTGGCAGGACCACAACGATTTCACGTTTCACTGTGCCGCCGTCGAAGGGCCGGTTCGTATCCAGGCCCAAATTCCGACGATCGACGCCTCCGAACCGTTCAGCAAAGCCGGACTCATGGTCCGTGACGAACTCGATGCCGAGAGCGGCCACGCCTATATCGGGCGCAACGCCGACCACGTGATCGAACTCCTCCACCAGCCGACGGCCACGGACATGACGACAGGACATCAGCTCACGGTCAGCGACGACACCCAACGCACTGTCCGACTCGACCGCGAGGGCGACCTGGTGACACGCTTCCTCAGCGGCCCCGATGGCGAGTGGCAACCGATCGATCAGCGTCGGATCGATCTCGAAGACACCGTCTACGTCGGGCTGGCGGCCTGTTCGACCGTCCCGGGTGAGACGAGCACGGCGACGTTCGAAGACATCGTCGTCGAGCGTCTCGAAGTCGAGTAA
- a CDS encoding cobalamin-binding protein, producing the protein MRVVSLLPSATEICYALGVEPVGVSHECDYPPAARSRPAVNDVRIDPDTDSAAINEQVAAVEQGEGIYEIDADLLDDIDPDVVITQGLCDVCAVDQILVADVLDARGIDAEIVTTDTHSLADLYEDVRQIGAATGREDRAAEVVADLQSRIEALRNRVAAIEEQPSVAVFDWMDPVMVAGHWVPELVAAAGGRYPLMETGEHSRPWEWDEIREADPDVIVVSPCGFDLDQTRENLADLTDRPGWQDLTAVQNDCVYLLDGHHFVNRPGPRLVETAEHLAGLLYPDEFERPPEDVTVPLTKTAARE; encoded by the coding sequence ATGCGCGTCGTTTCACTGCTGCCCTCCGCGACCGAGATCTGTTACGCCCTTGGAGTCGAACCCGTCGGCGTCTCCCACGAGTGTGACTACCCGCCGGCAGCCCGATCCAGGCCGGCCGTCAACGACGTTCGGATCGATCCCGACACCGACAGCGCCGCGATCAACGAACAGGTCGCGGCCGTCGAACAGGGCGAGGGAATCTACGAGATCGACGCCGATCTCCTCGACGATATCGACCCCGACGTCGTGATCACACAGGGGCTGTGTGACGTCTGTGCCGTCGACCAGATCCTCGTCGCCGACGTGCTCGACGCCCGGGGGATCGACGCCGAGATCGTCACGACCGACACCCACTCGCTGGCCGACCTGTATGAGGACGTCCGGCAGATCGGCGCGGCGACCGGCCGCGAGGACCGCGCCGCCGAAGTGGTAGCCGACCTACAATCGCGAATCGAGGCACTTCGAAACCGCGTCGCGGCGATCGAGGAGCAACCCAGCGTCGCGGTCTTCGACTGGATGGACCCCGTGATGGTCGCCGGCCACTGGGTCCCCGAACTCGTCGCGGCGGCGGGCGGCCGCTATCCTCTGATGGAGACGGGCGAACACTCCCGGCCCTGGGAGTGGGACGAGATTCGCGAGGCGGACCCGGACGTGATCGTCGTTTCCCCTTGTGGGTTCGACCTAGACCAGACCCGCGAGAATCTCGCCGACCTCACCGACCGGCCGGGCTGGCAAGATTTGACGGCCGTCCAGAACGACTGCGTCTATCTGCTCGACGGCCATCACTTCGTGAATCGGCCCGGGCCACGGCTCGTCGAGACAGCCGAACACCTCGCCGGACTCCTCTATCCCGACGAGTTCGAGAGGCCGCCCGAAGACGTCACTGTCCCGCTCACGAAAACGGCCGCGAGAGAGTAA
- a CDS encoding DUF1028 domain-containing protein, protein MTFSICVRERYLDEEGDEQIRFGVAVTTRLPGVGTLCPFASENGAVATQSLVNVELGRKGVEYLDDGLAVADALDALLNADDGSAQRQLHGVDRNGEFAFSGEECKPWFGDIMGENYTVAGNLLTGESVIEATAAAYEEASPPADPAEDVERPLADRLIEALAAGNAEGGDKREELPVQSAALLVCSTEDRAIDPYYDDLRVDATETPIEDLRETYQQAKRGFEMALERYEDAYDEDELDTE, encoded by the coding sequence ATGACGTTCAGCATCTGCGTCCGCGAACGTTATCTGGACGAGGAGGGTGACGAACAGATCCGCTTCGGTGTCGCCGTGACGACCCGACTCCCCGGGGTCGGGACGCTCTGTCCGTTCGCCAGCGAGAACGGCGCCGTCGCCACCCAGAGTCTGGTCAACGTGGAGTTGGGGCGCAAAGGAGTCGAGTACCTCGACGACGGGCTCGCCGTCGCGGACGCACTCGACGCACTGCTGAACGCCGACGACGGCAGCGCTCAACGCCAGCTCCACGGCGTCGATCGGAATGGAGAATTCGCCTTCTCGGGCGAGGAATGCAAACCCTGGTTCGGCGACATCATGGGTGAGAACTACACCGTCGCCGGGAACCTCCTCACCGGCGAGTCGGTGATCGAAGCGACCGCCGCGGCCTACGAGGAGGCTTCCCCGCCAGCCGACCCAGCCGAGGACGTCGAGCGCCCGCTCGCTGATCGACTGATCGAGGCGCTGGCTGCGGGTAACGCCGAGGGAGGGGACAAACGCGAGGAGTTGCCCGTCCAGAGCGCGGCGCTGTTGGTCTGCTCGACAGAAGACCGGGCGATCGATCCCTACTACGACGACCTGCGAGTGGACGCGACCGAGACGCCGATCGAAGACTTGCGGGAGACCTACCAGCAGGCAAAGCGCGGCTTCGAGATGGCGCTGGAACGCTACGAAGACGCCTACGACGAGGACGAACTGGACACAGAGTGA
- a CDS encoding cell division protein SepF — MGLMSKILGESGSSRRTEDYVELTAEDFDATAPEADTTVRIARIGDQADVIEIKDAVYDGDIVIADITRHTTKDQTMEHITDELKQVAREVGGDIVQKDDDQLIITPSGVAISRERLGR; from the coding sequence ATGGGTCTCATGAGCAAAATCCTGGGGGAATCAGGTTCCTCCCGACGGACCGAGGACTACGTCGAACTCACGGCCGAGGACTTCGACGCGACCGCACCGGAAGCCGACACTACCGTGCGGATCGCACGCATCGGCGATCAGGCAGACGTCATCGAGATCAAAGACGCCGTCTACGACGGCGATATCGTCATCGCGGATATCACGCGACACACGACGAAAGATCAGACGATGGAACACATCACGGACGAACTCAAACAGGTCGCTCGCGAGGTCGGTGGCGACATCGTCCAGAAAGACGACGATCAGCTCATTATCACGCCGTCGGGCGTCGCGATCAGCCGCGAACGGCTCGGGCGATAG
- a CDS encoding MBL fold metallo-hydrolase, protein MTDQTPAITPRELYDRIEAGEPVRILDIRDRTAVEQWQITGDSVTFTFLPRSKVLQAKAIGTVDGLVGEIDGEGPITVVCAEGRASAEVADFLTEAGHDAQNLAEGMEGWADLYVGTELETQGVRIVQYRRPSSGCLAYLIVSDGEAAVVDPLAAFTDRYVADATGFDAEIECVIDTHVHADHVSGLRELAAETGANPLMSPEARERGVAFETETITDGETLTVGDATVEAMAAPGHTTGMTALVVDGVLLSGDSLFVESVARPDLEREDAGAADLAHELYVTLTEQFGLLPDDVLVAPGHYSEAAEQATDGTYSATLGELRGELWTFETTEAAFVERILADLPPRPANYERLIAINLGQQTQTEDALELELGPNNCAATA, encoded by the coding sequence ATGACCGACCAGACGCCCGCGATCACTCCGCGGGAACTCTACGACCGTATCGAGGCCGGCGAGCCGGTCCGAATTCTGGACATCCGCGACCGTACCGCGGTCGAACAGTGGCAGATCACCGGCGACTCGGTCACGTTCACGTTCCTGCCGCGATCGAAGGTCCTGCAAGCCAAAGCCATCGGGACGGTCGACGGCCTCGTGGGCGAAATCGATGGCGAAGGACCGATCACCGTCGTCTGCGCGGAGGGGCGCGCCAGCGCGGAAGTCGCCGACTTCCTGACCGAGGCGGGCCACGACGCACAGAACCTCGCCGAGGGCATGGAGGGGTGGGCCGACCTCTACGTCGGGACGGAACTGGAAACCCAGGGCGTGCGGATCGTCCAGTACCGCCGGCCCTCCAGCGGCTGTCTCGCCTATCTCATCGTCAGCGACGGCGAGGCCGCAGTCGTCGACCCGCTCGCGGCGTTCACGGATCGCTACGTCGCCGACGCCACCGGATTCGACGCCGAAATCGAGTGCGTGATCGACACGCACGTCCACGCCGACCACGTCAGCGGCCTCCGGGAACTGGCCGCAGAGACTGGTGCGAACCCACTGATGTCACCCGAGGCCCGCGAGCGTGGTGTCGCGTTCGAGACCGAGACGATCACCGACGGCGAGACACTCACAGTGGGCGATGCGACGGTCGAAGCCATGGCCGCACCCGGACATACGACGGGGATGACGGCACTGGTTGTCGACGGCGTCTTGCTGTCGGGCGACAGTCTCTTCGTCGAGAGCGTCGCCCGGCCGGACCTCGAACGCGAGGACGCGGGCGCGGCCGACCTGGCCCACGAACTCTACGTCACACTGACCGAGCAATTCGGACTCCTCCCCGACGATGTGCTCGTCGCGCCGGGCCACTACAGCGAGGCGGCCGAGCAGGCCACAGACGGGACCTACAGCGCGACCCTGGGCGAATTACGGGGGGAGTTGTGGACGTTCGAGACGACCGAAGCGGCGTTCGTCGAGCGGATCCTCGCGGATCTGCCGCCGCGGCCGGCCAACTACGAGCGACTGATTGCGATCAACCTCGGCCAGCAGACGCAGACCGAGGACGCGCTCGAACTGGAACTCGGGCCGAACAACTGCGCGGCGACGGCCTGA
- a CDS encoding RNA-binding protein: MNVKSRHHLRADAIDEITDSVAETLGVEIDADTFEKVEFEDSNWEVVLVDGEPAVLYVEDEPFLTVKGANEYPPERNVVTVDAGAISFVSDGADVMRPGIVEADDSIEAGDLVTIAEENHGKVLAIGRARVEGSAMLGDEGKVVDSIHHVGDELYEFAV, translated from the coding sequence ATGAACGTCAAGTCCCGTCATCACCTCCGTGCGGACGCGATCGACGAGATCACCGACAGCGTCGCCGAAACGCTGGGCGTCGAAATCGACGCCGACACTTTCGAGAAAGTCGAGTTCGAGGACAGCAACTGGGAGGTCGTCCTCGTCGACGGCGAGCCCGCTGTGCTGTACGTAGAGGACGAACCATTCCTCACGGTCAAGGGCGCGAACGAGTATCCGCCCGAGCGTAACGTCGTCACCGTCGACGCGGGTGCAATCTCGTTCGTCTCCGACGGTGCGGACGTGATGCGACCCGGGATCGTCGAGGCCGACGACTCCATCGAAGCCGGCGACCTGGTCACCATCGCCGAGGAGAACCACGGCAAAGTGCTGGCGATCGGCCGCGCCCGCGTCGAGGGCTCGGCGATGCTCGGCGACGAAGGGAAAGTCGTCGATTCGATCCACCACGTGGGGGACGAACTGTACGAGTTCGCGGTCTGA
- a CDS encoding DUF5658 family protein, translating to MSVRQFSAPKPTLRLPSYAALVAALVVVWGVGDALSTLWAIEATGSIQGEANPWIKALLAHDPALLLVLKAGVVAVAGGLLLTCQEFVESVPGWRAWFLSILGLGSLIVVNNVYVGVAALT from the coding sequence ATGTCCGTCCGCCAGTTCTCGGCTCCGAAACCCACACTCAGACTCCCCAGCTATGCAGCACTCGTGGCAGCGCTGGTCGTCGTCTGGGGCGTCGGCGACGCCCTCTCGACGCTGTGGGCTATCGAGGCGACAGGGTCGATCCAGGGCGAAGCGAATCCGTGGATCAAAGCCCTGCTGGCACACGACCCAGCGCTATTGCTCGTCCTGAAGGCGGGCGTCGTTGCCGTGGCGGGCGGCCTCCTGCTCACCTGCCAGGAGTTCGTCGAGAGCGTGCCCGGCTGGCGCGCGTGGTTCCTCAGCATCCTTGGGCTAGGGTCGCTGATCGTGGTGAACAACGTCTACGTCGGCGTGGCTGCGCTGACGTAA